The genomic DNA TTGAAAGACATGCACAGTTGTTTACTCTTAATATTAGATGAGTGATGCTATCCCTCTTCAAGAGAAGATTTTTGGTTTTAGCATCTTCTTTCATATCTGGAAATTATAATTGCTTCATAATGTATTCATCAGAAGTGTGCTGTGAACAAAGCACCTAAAAAGGACAAAGCCTGAAAATATGTCTATGTTAAGGAGGAACTTCTGGCTTAATTAAACTAACCTTGTTAAATTGTCAGAAAGACACATGAGGCATATTTTTCAGTTTGTCATAAATTCTGGGGGCGAAATTGTGAAATTACCTCGTGCTAAGATCTCTGTGCCCATGAATAACATCTAGAAATCTCAAAGCTTTTAATATACTGTCTGATATCCTTTTGAAGTGGGGAGAGGATGCTGTGGGGAAATGGAATAGCTGTTATTCCACAGGTAATAAATTTGGCAGAGCTAGAAATAGCCTGGTTTTCCTTCTAGCGCAATTTTCTGAATATTTGTCCCTTGGTACCTACCACTCGGACTGGCTACAGTTATACACAGGTACATAGAGTACTTCCTTATGACCTTGCTTTATAGTTGTAATTCCACTCCATGTATGTCTTTTTAGCCATTCATTCTCCACTCATCCCACCTAGTGGATTTGTAATGTAGTGTGTATCACTTCAGTACCAATAGAATGTATGTTTTATAGGAAGCTGTATACAAGTCTGGTGTGGTGGTCAGTGTAGTAATCTGTTCCACCCTTTGCCACCTTCCCAGGGGACAGACACACTAGCAACTTTGGTGTATTCTTCCATTTCCTTGTTGATCAATGTGTCAATTGGACAGTTTGGTTGAGCAGCAGAATTCAGCCCACCACCATATAGGATTTACTTAATGCAGGTTATGTTATGACCCACACTTTGTTTTTGCTTAGATTCCATCCCTGTTCTGTGCCAAAACCACAAAATGGTGCATGTTAGAGCTGCATTCATTCACCTGGGTGCTTCAAGAGCACAGTCATTTGCATATGCTAGGTCTTGGGTAACTCTAGTACTTTCCATGACATTCTCATCTGTTAGAAATTCTCAGGATAGGAAGTATGATGTCTTCCAGTAGCTGCTGTTTGGTCTTATCCTCTAACTTTGAGTGTGGCAATACAGACAGTTTGAATAAGTCTGAACCTACTGGATAAACTTGGAATATTTGCTCATAGATGACCACGCTGCAAGTGATTTTAAAACCattcttttgggcttccctggtggcgcagtggttgagagtccgcctgccgatgtaggggacatgggttcgtgccctggtccgggaggatcccacatgccgcggagaggctgggcccgtaagccatggccgctgagcctgcacgtccggagcccatgctccgcaacgggagaggccacagcagcgagaggcccgcgtaccgcacaaaaaacaaaaaacattcttTTGTATAGTACTTTATAGTCACCCTATTCTGaagaattattcccattttacagatgaggaaactggcctAGACCAGTTAAAGAATCTTAATGAAACTTACATAGTCTTGTAACTTGCCAAACAAAAGTTCAAGTCCAGGTTGCCTACTATGTTATATTGTCAATAACTGTGGGAACTGAGAATCCAAGCAGTGTGACCCCCCCAAACCCATGatccttttcttctttggctcTTTGTGATATAAGAAGGGttccctttaattaaaaaatatattgactaGGTAATATAATCATGTGGTTCAAAATTCAAGAAGATAAAGTGAAAAGTTTTATCCCTCACCATCCAGTTCCCTTAACCCGGAATCATTTACTTATCACTGTCTTATGTTTTCCCAGAGGTATTTTATTGCCTATACAagcaaacacatacatatattccttcttttttaaaaactaaaatggaaGAATACTATACACATCCTGCTGTACCTTGCTTTTGcactaaatatattttagagattgttCAGTAGCAGTCCATAGAGAACTTTGTCATCTTTGGTACTGCTGCATAGTTTTCCATTGAATGGATGTATAACATTcatggatatttaagttgtttccaatattttgttattataaacaaGGTTGCATgactaattttatatatatacaaaattttataatatatatagtttataaaatTGTATAGCCTATAATTAGATATgtacacataaaattaatttcttgagGATACATTGAGGATAAGTTGAATTCTTGCTTTAAATTGTGCATTTATGATTTAAATTGTATCCTCAAGTTGCCTTCCACAGAGGTACCAATTTATGTTTCTACCAGCAGTGTACTGAGAATGCCTGTTTCCCCTCAATCTCAACAAAACAAGTGTGTTCTCAAACTTGTGGATCTTTACTAATCTGGTGggtgaaaaatgttattttaatgtacttttagaaaataaactttattttttaagagaagttttagattcacagaaaagtTGCATAGTACAGAGTTCTGTATTCCTCCACTCAGTTTTATTTAGTGTTAACATCTTAAATAACTCTGGTATATTTGTCACAGCTAATGATAGAtgtgataatgataatgatagaTAGATTATTAACTAAAGTGCataatttattgatatttccatatttttttacatagggcccttttctgtcccaggatcccacattacatttggtcatcatgtctcctttgATTCTTTTGTGACAGATGCTCAGACTTTCcatgtttttgatgaccttgacagttttgaggagtacacATCAGGTATTTTATAGTCAGTGTACTTTGAAATTTACATGTCACTTGTGAGATTAAACATctttcttttcatgtacttaaggacatttgtatttccatttccgGGAACTAGGAGCCCattctcttaaccactgtgttctACCACTCTCTTGATTCATTGTAATTATCAATAAAAACATTCATGGGCCTGAATACACGTGGGTTTCTGATTCTCAGGATAGGAAGTACAATGTCTTAGCCTCTGTTAGAGACAGAGGAGAACCATTTGTGCTAGTGACGTGGTCAAACTTGAGTCTGATCACTCTGGTAACACTGCAGAGGATGAACCAGAGGCTCGACTGGAAACAGCAGGTAGGTGGGATGCAGGATAAGAAGTCCTTGAAAGCAGAAGCAGGGTTGATAGGGACACATTCGAGGGAAATTAGAGGGGCCAGGATTTGGTGATACTGGATGAGAGAGTCAAGAAGTCAAAGGCGACTCCTAGGCTTATGAGCTGGATATTTTGGATGTTACCTTTAACCTATACAAGAAATCCAAGAGAAATACTTGAACAATTCACAATATACCGGTTGCTCAGTACGTACTCTGGGTTCCTAGCTATGCGAGACTACAATTCCCAGAGCCCTGCGCTCCACCACAATCCCCTTAGAGTCGGCCGCGCAGAGTTCTGGGACTCGAAGTCCGCGGCCTATTTACCCAAGTTAGAGCTAGGGGCCTGTGGAAACATGAAGAGGTAAGGGCTTGTCTGAGAGCAGACGGCGAAGGGAGGTCTGTTCTATCTTTTAACTCTTCAAGTGGCTTTTGTTACTTTGGGTTTGGGGTTATGTCACGTTCTGGGGACGCGGTTTCGTGTGAGCGGGAAGacaaaggaggagggaaaaggggagaCGGGCTGGACAGGCCTGTAGGGCGAAGTTCTGGAAGGGCCGCCGCTGCTGCCGGTCCCCGTAGGCATGTCCTCCCGGCACAGGCACCTAGGCAACGGCGCCGGCCCCGGGACGGATGCCGTGACTCCTTCCTATTTCAGACGGACCTACCCAGGTAAAAGGGTCTTGGCCGCTTGATGAAACCGGCCTGCGCCGGAGAAACGCGGGCCAGCTCCTCCCTGTCCCGCCCTACCTCCACCCCATTCTCAGAAAGGGGCCCAGGGTGGGCGCGTTTATTCGCAGTGTTTGTGTGTTAAAGAGGACTTTCTCGGGCTCAGAGACCATGTAGTATTTTCAGGTCTTAAAGTAAGCAAGTGATACTTTGTTGTTACAAATTTAGAAGCAGGGTGCCAAACCGGTTCCACGTACTGTAAGAAAAGAAAGGCACCGCTGCGAGCGGTTCCCCCTACTGGTTCTGCAGGAAATGGCAGCTTTAACGTGGCTGGTCTTTGTTGAAAGCCTGAGCTTACAATTATTGACAGTACACAAACCCTTTTTAAAGGATCCTCATTAAATTAGTTTTGTATTCATTCTGCAAGTAGAATAATCACTCTGGAATAGAGCGGTGCATTTAAATTCTTACTGGTATAATGCTCTCCTGCACTGTCAagtttctgcctctttttcaaaaaaagtttctgattttccttgtctcaaaatgacttttaaaaaatgtttatgatatCTTTCatacatgcaaaataatgtatatatacaggTTAAGGAATAATAATAGACTCGTACTCACTACAAGCTTtagaaacagaacattaccagTATCAGTAGCATGGATGCTGTATCATTTGATAACAGCAGTATCATCGATACAGTATTCATAGAACATTACCAGTATCAGAAGTCCCTTGTGTGCCCTTCCCTGAgtgcttctcttccctccctgagGGGATCACTAGCCAGCATTTTGCGTTAATCAttcccttgcttttttctttttaaatagttttatcaCATACGAATTTATATCTAAACAAAGTGTTGCTAGTGTTATCCAATTTTCAACTCTACGCAGACACATACTACATGAATtttttctgtgacttgctttttttcactccacatttctttttgaaattcatGTGTACTGATGTATTTAGCTATGGTTTATTCATTTCAAAGCCACTTTAAACTTAGCAGGAACTTTCAGAATTCTAAACAATAAGTAACGATTAAGATActgaaaatgaatttttgaaaACCCTGGGCCTATGGATACTTTAAAATTTCCCAAAGTTGGTATAAGTCTGTCTAAAGTATGGGAATCTTGCTTATAATTATGGGAGATACATCTTTTACGTCTCATCATAACCCCAGTAGTAAAGGGCTATTTTTTAAGAAaggtatttaatatttattttcctcatggAATTAACtcactttgtttttgtcttttataatcATTTGTTGCACACTTAAATGGTCCTGCTATTTCTTTACACTCAGAGTTTTTAATTATTTAGGGTTAGTTAGCTCATATTAGCATTACCTAGATTTCTACACAGTAGTGCTTAAGCTGTAAAATGTTATGACCCCCTTGATCTTTGTTTCTATACTCCCTTCTTTGGTAATCTTCTCCTCTCTCACAGCTCCAGATCCTGACAACACAGATGACTAAAGATTTCCATATGCAGCCTCAGACTCTTATCTATGCAACAGTTCTGCTATCACTTTCCTTTTAGCCAGTATCACATTGTCACCTCAGACTCAATATGTCTTTGGAGCATTCCTGATACTTCATGTTGGTATTTCAATTGTAATAGGTAGTTGACTCAACACGGCTAACACAATAATGACTTCCCTTTCCCAAACCATTTAGTCCATCTGGAACTTCCTCTTTAGTTCATTGGTCCCATCTCTCAGTTACACAGCTTGAAATTCAGGGTTATCTTTCACTTCTCCCTTACCCCAACCTTCAAAAGGCCTTTCTCATCTAACCCTTCCTTTCAGTTTCTATTACCACTCCAGTTTGTACTTCCATCACCTTATGCTCGATAAATTATAGTTTCCTAACTAGTTCTTCTGGTTTCTTTCTTACTATTCCATACTATTCCATAAGGCTTATTATAACCACATTCATTTTCCTAAACCATCGCTTGTACCATGTCACTTAACTACCTAATAAATTGCTTTCTACTACGTGTACATTAAGGTCCAGACCTCTTAGTTGGTGTATTTAAGGCCATTCACAGTCTGAGTCTAATTACCCTTCCGACATGATCTCCCAAGGCTCCCATACATGAATGCCAGCTAAATTGAACTTCTTATTATCCCCCAGAACGTATTTCTGTCTCTTCATACTCGTTCTCCCTGTTCTTTCCTTCATCATACTCAATCCTTCAAATGCCAGTGTAAGAATTACCTTTCCCAAGTCTTCATTTACTACCTTGCCTCCCAATTATCTTTCTTCTGTGAACTACTGATTTGGCATATGCTtcataaagaagatataaaagatataaaatctttcttcctctctctctccctctgtccctctctctctccctgtccttttctctctccctctctctccctccctccctccctccctctctctctctctctctccccctccccccttcccctctgccccGCACATGCACTCAACACATACGTATCTGTTACCTTCCCCTAAATAAATTGCAAGTTTTTTGATGATAAAGACTCTGTCTTGAATATCTTTGACTCCatcagtacctagcacagtgcatTCATTGTGTGTAAACAGGTATTTAgttaatgtttgtggaatgaatgataaAGGACAACAAATAGAGAAGTGTCTTTGAACAAATGGGATCACTAATGGTAGATAATAtagataaagaatatattttgagaTTAACTGTCTCTTCTACTTTCCACATATATTCTTGTATCTATTCCAGGGTAAATAGCTGTGTGAAGAGTGATGAGCATGTCCTGGAGGAGCTGGaaacagaaggggagaggcagctgaAAAGCCTCCTTCAGCATCAACTTGATACCAGTGTCTCCATTGAGGAGTAGGTATTGGTTTTGCAAACAGACGATCATAGACCCTCACCTCCAGGTGACAGACGCCTCTTGAAGTCTGGATGTAACACTCCTCTCCCAGCCCGCTTTCCTTGGCAAACTTCTACTTATTAGGCAGGGTTTTACTTCTGTGTCTCTTCCTCTAGGAAGCCTCCCATATCCCACTCCGTCTGGGCTAAGTACCTTTCCTGTATCTTCCTTTAACATACATAGCACTTATAATCCAGTATTATCATTGCCTGTTTACTTGCCTCTCTTCTACAGTTCTTCCACAAAAGCAGAaactgtttttatcttttttactgTTTAATcctcagtacctggcacagtCTCTGATGCGTagtaggtacccaataaataaatatttgattcagTCATTAGTCCTGGATTATTGGTGGAGTTCCATATCATTACAGTGGTGCTTCAGCCTAGAAATAGTATGTGAGAGAGAAATTGCCACTGAGTTTCATTGTGCCTCTTAATGGCGAGCCCCATTTCTGTGAATTGTGGTAACCTGAAGATGTCCTTACTCTCTTCCTGCTTGTTTTGCAGATGTGTATCTAAGAAAGAGAGCTTTGCTCCTGGTACTATGTACAAGCCCTTTGGGAAGGAAGCAGCTGGGACTATGACTTTGTCCCAGTTCCAGACACTGCATGAGAAGGACCAGGAGACTGCTTCTCTCAGGGAACTAGGGCTTAGTGAGACAGAAATCTTGATTTGGAAGAGCCATGTTTCAGGTGAAAAGGTGAGTGGGGCAAATTTTTTCTGGAGAACAAAAAGTAAGATCTTTTCATTTTGGTACTGAGaaccttttcatttttagttctcaCAACACTGAGCTTTGTGTCTGAATCTTCTTTGGTTTTTAGGATAGGGACCTTGCTAAAAGAGAAGCTgctccttgacttttttttttttttttttttttttttttgcagtatgcgggcctctcactgttgtgacctctcccgttgcggagcacaggctccagacgtgcaggctcagcggccatggctcatgggcccagccgctccgtggcatgtgggatcttcccagaccagggcacaaacctgtgtcccctgcacgacaggcggactctcaatcactgtgccaccagggaagcccctgcttcttgacttttttccccctaaacaaatgggattttatttattttttttaattttatttatttatttttggctgtgccatgtggcttgtgagatctcaTTTCCCTGACCAGAtgttgaacccgtgccctcggcagtgaaagtgcaaagtcccaaccactggagcGCAGGGTATTCCTGCTCCTTGACTTCTTAGCTAACATGTCTGTAAATGACCATTTCTGGGCcctgatcattttctttcttgtttaagGCATCAGATTGTCACTTTTAGGGTGTGTCCTCTGTGATATATGCCATCTCATTTCTCTTATTTCAGAGGGCGAGACTTAGGGCAACCCCTGAAGCGATACAGAACCGTCTTCAAGATATTGAGGAAAGAATCTCAGAGCGTCAGCGCATCCTTTGCCTGCCACAGAGATTTGCAAAGAGCAAACAGCTGACCCGgcgagaaatggaaatagaaaattcTTTATTTCAGGGAGCTGATCGTCACTCCTTCCTCAAGGCTCTTTATTACCAAGGTATGTGATCGCCACTGACTTGATATGTTCTTTCACTGACAGGAAGATTTAACATCAGGGCATTAACTATGAAGAGTTAGTGAAGGGAGTAGGGGAAAGATGAACTATTGCTACTCTTGAGGAATGTATAGTcccttgagaaagacaaatatgtacCTAGTTAGTTGCAGTACAACATGAAAATTGCTATTGTAGAGACGTGAATAAAATGCTGAGGGGACACAGGGATAGAACATCTAAGTCTAACTGGGGGAGTCAGGAGTTGACATTTGTACCAAGTCTTGACTGATCAACAGGCACTTGTCAGGTAAATAGTGGGGAGAGGGCATTACAGATAGTGGGTGAGTAGGAATAGGATTGTGAAAGAACCTGGTGTGTCTAGGGAACAGTGAAAAGTTCAGTGTGGCAGGAAGTATAGGACACAGTGAAGACTGACAGGAGATGACGCTGGAAAGGTAGGTGAGGCTAGATTGTGAAGGGTCTTTAGGTAGAACTATAAACTAGCacaaaatatatagataaatggtGTGTGTCTTAACCAGAAAGAATGGGTTTAACAGGTAAGTTTTGCTAGGCACTGTGGAAGGTATGCAGAAGTTTAAGAAATGGTTCCTGACTTTGTGCCAATTGCTGGTTGGAGAGAGAAACATAACATTTAGTAACAATGCTAGATACAGTTGTTAAGGGCTGTAGGAGTTCAGAGGAGGGAAAGGCCACTGTGCATTGACTGGCATTACTGAACATGGCCTCTCAGAGGaggtaaaatttaaatgttcttaTAATACCACCAAGTCTTCAGGAGAGGGAAAGGCATTTCACTAGCAGCAGTTGTCGCAAGCACTATGGCATGTTTGGAGTTGTCGTGAGAGACAAGGTTAGAAAGGAAGCTaaaatttttgaactttatttggCAGGTAGTATAGACCTATACAGAGTTCGTTATTCAGTTAGTCATTTTGGATATGGTTAAAGGTCTTTGAGCCAGGGGTAACATGATAAAAGCAGTATTTGAAAGTGATTAATCTAGTGGCCAGTAAGTAGGATGCACGAAAGGGAGAACTGGAAGCAGAACAATTTAGGAGGCATTACAGTCATTTCAGCAGGAAGAGCTGACTAGGATGATGGCAATGGAATAGGAAAGAGAGGTAGGTATGATTATAAGAGACATTACAAAAGAAGAATTGGTAAAACTTGTTGACTGAGAATGAAGGTCAGTGGAGAGAAATGTGTCAAAGATAGCCCAGGTGCTTCAACGCTGTGTAATTTAACAGTCGGCAAAATTAAGGAAGCCTTTATGGGGAAATTTTGAGGAAAGATGATGAGTTTGATTTTAAACATGTTAAATTTGTGAGACCGCAGGATCATCAAATGCAGATATCGAGGAGGCTGTTGGAAATGCAGCAGTGAAGCTCAGGGGAGAGGGCACAACTAGATCCATAGAATTGGGGCTCATCTATGCTTAGACCATAGGTAAAGccaacagaatgaatgaatgatttgttAGAGACAGAGAGACCATAGACATGGAAGAGCAGtggtgaaggaaggaaagaaagaatgaacaaacagCCTTTGGTGGAGAGACATTTATAGCATACTGAttaagaacatgggctctggaggCAGACTGCTGGGAACATCCTGGCTCCCCCCGCTTACTAGCTATAAGATGTTGGCAAGTTACTGCTCtatgcttcattttcttcatgagAATATTAATGAGAATATTAATAGTAGCTATGTTTTAGGGTTGTTAGGAGAATTAAGAGAGGTAATACATGTGAATCACTTAAAGCAGTACCTGGTatttggggtgggtgggtggtatATGAATCTGTTCTGTTTCCTATCTTTGAAACTCCTTGCTTTACACCTTCACAGCATACCACAAAAAGACAAGTGCAGACAAGTACATGACCTCAATGAAGAGGAAGATAAAATTAGGCACAAAAGGCAAGTCGAGAGTTTTCTTACAGTGTTAGATTTAGGAATGTAACCTAGGGTCCCAGACTTCTAAGTTGAGTTCTTATTTAATTCCATATTCAGTATATGACAATGTTTATAGGACATGATCCACAGGGAGCATATTATCCTGATACAGAATATTAAAGAGAGGAGTTAGTAGAAGTTGTAataaagcttttacatttagtgTTGTTGATATTTTTCTCTATACCTTTAAGTTATTATACCAGACATAAAATGACCTTAATGAATTTTAGATCCTATTTTGTAACTAATTCTGAATACTTTTATTAATCAGTAACGTATAACTATTGATGATgatataatagctaatattttacttttgaaatgaacttaaaataaaattgccTGTTTATTTGGGGGGGGGCTATGTGTACAATTCTGTGAATTGTAAATCGTGTAAATCACatagattcatgtaaccaccaccacaatcaggatagAGAACAGCTCTATGGCCCTCAAACTTCCTCATAGTATCCATTGATAGTCACTCCCAACTCCACCCATAatccctggcaatcactgatctatTCTCCATCACTGTGATTTTGTCTTTTAGAGAAcgtcatatgaatggaatcatacaatatataatcTTTTGAgagtgacttctttcactcagcatagtgcctttgagattcatccaagttgtgtgTA from Lagenorhynchus albirostris chromosome X, mLagAlb1.1, whole genome shotgun sequence includes the following:
- the RBM41 gene encoding RNA-binding protein 41 → MSRSGDAVSCEREDKGGGKRGDGLDRPVGRSSGRAAAAAGPRRHVLPAQAPRQRRRPRDGCRDSFLFQTDLPRVNSCVKSDEHVLEELETEGERQLKSLLQHQLDTSVSIEECVSKKESFAPGTMYKPFGKEAAGTMTLSQFQTLHEKDQETASLRELGLSETEILIWKSHVSGEKRARLRATPEAIQNRLQDIEERISERQRILCLPQRFAKSKQLTRREMEIENSLFQGADRHSFLKALYYQAYHKKTSADKYMTSMKRKIKLGTKDESQKKNKGDPMNNLENFYQEMIMKKRLEEFQLMRGEPFASHSLVSATSVGDSGTAENPSLLQDKGKQAAQGKGPSLHVAKVIDNSPEQCWTGPKKLTQPIEFVPEDEIQRNRLSEEEIRKIPMFSSYNPGEPNKVLYLKNLSPRVTERDLVSLFARFQEKKGPPIQFRMMTGRMRGQAFITFPNTEIAWQALRLVNGYKLRGKILVIEFGKNKKQQSDLQAASLISSTTDNTTEISGS